AATCTATCAGTgtaataattgcaaaatagtatgcttgtatcataacaataaTATCAAAAGTATGAGTTGGGGTCAAAAGAGCATGTTACTCAATGTAGTATTCTCTGTTTCTactgaaattatatatttcgactgtattttttattattaaaaataactaaaaattaaatacttttgaatattttcgattaTGAAATATAGATATTGATACCATTTAAAATCTTTAAACGAAACTAATAATACTTGGATTATATTTACGTCATGTTTTAAAAAACAGACGTTATCGTACTAGCTATAAACAAATAGAGAAATACATTTTCGTAAACATGTAACAGAGTATGAAGTTCTATGGAAGAATATTActgtcaaaaatattttaaacacaaataaaataatcgaattgCACAATAGGATTTTAAGTtaaattatgtagtattaaatatCGTCAAAATAATAGTTGAAAGTAAAGTTACTTGCTATTAACGATGTTTCATGTAcaacatatatacaatatatacaaatagagtgtattttattttctaatctcTCAAGCAACAGGTTTCCACGTGTTATGgaattattcgaattaatGAAGCGATGCATAACCTTGCTGTTTTTTACCACGTGCATTTTTGTCTGTCAATAATATACCtacatttttgatataaaaattttgatatagATAAAGacttaaaagtaataaaagaacatttcaatattttaatttaatttatcgatcCTGATATAAGTAGCAACTTCTCTTTTTCGTATAAAgatgaatatatgtattttataaattgttttgttatgagtgtatatatttacagatacataaatattataaaatttatattggaaataaaaacCATTAAAgtgctttttaaatttattctaatcgaatatttacagtaaattttccataaaaaaaatatttatttaaattatctatcCAAGGAAATCATAATTAGAGACATCCTCGAATTGCTGATTTTGTGGATTACCAGGAGCCATAGCTCTTGTCGCCATTTGCCCTCTAGGAACCATTTGTTGCTGTAATCCAAGTACCTGCCTATATGGCGGTTGTGGCTACAAAatccaaattatttttaattgcagaTATAACTTAACTGTGATATACAATTACCAATTCATAACTATGATAATGAACATGATAATCCATACTTGTTGCAATAAATGTCTAAGACCTATATTCGGGACAGGCCTCATCAACCTTGGAGCATTTGCTTGCTGATTCGTCATAGCGGCAGGATTTAGTGCTCTTTGGGCTTGTTGAGCctgtaacaaattttattcgtttatttcgtttccCCATTTGCGCGAAGCTATACAACAGAATGTATGATAACTTCTAAAAAACAGTTCACCTCCAACTGTTGTTTATATTGCATTTCCTGTTGCTGTGCTACTTCTAGATTCTGTTGAATCTATaaagttaattatattatatgaattctgtgaaatttattttagtatgtgttttgtttttttccgtattttgttgttatatttattggcTTACATTTACTTCCAGTTGCGACTTATATTGCGCCTCCTGTTGCTGCGCAGCTTCTAACGTTTGCCGTAgttgttgaatttttaataaattttgttgccTAGCTATTTCTATGTCATCAAATGGTGGTCTTTGTTGTCCTATCATCGTACCAGAAGCTGGAGCCACTTGGGGACCAGTAATACCACCACTCTATCAGTGTATCAATAAAACGAATGCTTTACTTTCATTTGGATATCTGTGTATATCTATGTAGATAGCATTTGTCTCTAACtcataattctttaaatatattatctatgtataaagctaattatatatgttttaaatcCATTTTACTTCATTGTATACACGTGGTAAACCTTACCTGCATGTTTATTTGATTCTGAGGGCCAGCAGATGAAGTTAATGTTTGTTGTGGAGCATTTGTAGAAACTACATTTTGAGTTATTTGGCCCCCTCCCATAGCTATAGTATTTGTTTGTGACATAAGAATACCTCCTTGGGAAGTACCAGTAGCAGGCATTGTGCCAGCTATTGCATTTCCTTGTGCCGCTCCAGCctgatatattaattatatttgtaaatatatcaagaaacatttaatataccttagaatataaatttttacttacTTGTCCCTGTCGTACAGTAGCATGCGTTGATTTTTGTTGCTGAATCACTTTTCGAAGACGATCTACGAAACCTGTTTGATCATTTGGAATAAATCCCAAATAGGTTCTTCTTTCAGCCGTGTAGAGGAGGATAAGTACTTTTATGTCACAAGCTGCTTGCAAGAATGTGAAATGAACACAACCTgcctgaaatattttttttatcaataattaaagagatttcttttcattttatcgttCTGAAAACATATAGTGTAATATACTAACAAATCCCGAATTCATAACTTTTGTTAACGATTCTAACGCTTCGCAAGGTGTAGGATGAAACAAAACGgacttggaattttttaaatatgttccACCAATATTTCCTATTAACTGCTTGGGCATCAGCtgcataattaatttctgaGGCCATGTATCAGCTTTCctacaatatattaatatattgatttataacaatttatgaTTATTAACATCCACAAAAACTTACAATTCTGGATCTCCATCTTTGGAATTTGCGGAAACTTGACACGGAAGATGCCTAGTTTGTTTTGGTGCGTCTGGAGTCGTTTTAGCTTTTTCAACCCATTCAATAATACCTTGCCATATTGTTTGTCTCTCACGTGGTGTACTAATTTGTGGTCCTGGTCCTACTGTACCACCTGTTACATTACCCTTTAAAACAGTTATATTAATGTGATTCATATCTTTTCCTTTAGTCTCAAAATCAACATTTCGAGTCTctctttataaataatttaagcCACTTAAAATACCTGTGTCTGAGAATGCGTTACTTGCTGTTGTTGAGTAACCGACGATACAGGTGCCTGTGTCTGTGAAGCTGTAACTGTTTGTGGAACTTGAGTTGGCATAGATTGGCTCACACAGGATACCGTGAGTTGCGGTCCTGCTTGTCCATGCGTTGGTTGAGCTGTTATTGGCATTTGAGCCTGTTGCTGGACATtttgctgttgctgttgtaATTGCATTGTTAATCTTAACTGTTGTTGAGTTaattgctgctgctgctgttgttgttgctgctgctgttgctgttgtgCATTTGCAGCCATAACATTGGTATTTGTCACTAAAGATATAAGATATACATTAACACATTAACTTTTGAAACAAGGATAAGTAATAAAACTTTACAAAGTACTATCACTTTTACCATCCATTCTTTGTCCAAATGGAGTTACATTGAGCCCAATTGAAGGAGGTGGTTGATTTAATTGCGCTATTAAAGCACTACTTTGCGTATTTGTTGGACCTGTTGCCCCTGGTGTCACGAAAGGTCTCCATCTAGGGTGACCTGCTCTTGTTACATTAGGATGATAAGTTGGTGGAGCGGATATTGGGGGATTATAAGGGGGTCGACCAGCGTTCATTGCAGCAGCCATTGGTACTACCGTTTGATGAACTGAAGCGATATTTTGAGGAGTTTGACCTCTAAATGGAGGACCTTGAGGTTGAGTTGGTTGTGCAATATTCTGTTGTACTTGATTTGTATTTGGACTGTCATTACTCTGCAATGGGCTCAATGGAATCTGTGCAGCAGTACCTGGTGTAGTATGAACAGCTCCACCAATTGTTGGACTGACAGgtctttctttcaaattataattacgtaaGAGTACCAAATGTCGTGGATCTTTAGCATAATTTTTGGTTTGTGACGATTGTAAATCTCCTCCcgctttttcaaataatttaaataaggCAGGTATTTTTCTAGGTGATAATATGGAAAGATTAATATTCctctgaaagaagaaaaatgatttttttatataggcTTAAATGACAACTTCTATTCACACAATTAATTGCAATATACTTCTTGATAGAGTGAAGCCAACTGTTCTATAGTGTGTCCAGCAAATTTATATGATTCTTGTATGACTGTTTGATATGGAGGAGAATTGCAAATCAAAATACAATGCTTCTGCGATGCTGTATTTGGTTCTCGTCTTAATTGTAGATCTTCAAAACATTGGAGTCCAGTTGCAAGTCCTTCTCCAATATTGGCAAAACATTCCCCTTTTCCTCCAACCATTCTATTCAAACAAGAATATCAGCAATATTCATtaataagattaaaaattcattaattaaaaatctgatacattttttacatactCTAGTTTTTCTAATACAAGCAGTAATTTATGAGGATTTGCATATGGTCCAAAAGTCTCTGTACATGGTGCTGGTAAACAGTCAGCAGCATGATATACTACTAttccatataacgttgtactattttgctaaaaaatgatttttattattaaatataacaacaaagaaattaaaaaggtaagaaatattctaaaaatggttaatatcattattttaccTCAGAAACATATTCTCTATCTTCAATACCACCTTGACTAAAATACCTATATAATACAATGTCTTAAATTAATAAGCAtctataaacgaaataaataatactcaATATGAtctaatatagaaaatataacttACTCGAGTGTAGGAGTAAGATAATTTGTTTTCAAATCATTAAGATAAGCTCCATTAACAGCTGTTCCTTCAATCACAAATATCACATCGGCTTGTATGCCATGTTCTGTAGGACCAGTAACCATTTTTACTCCACTCtttaaaatatcagaaaaagtatataaaaaagaatataataagtcatatagtatttttaacttaaaaataatgcatatattataactatttcaaatatcatattagaaataaataacatgtttataacaaaatttttatctttgatacgtttaaaatagtaaaatttatttcacaataaTGCATTTATGTATTGAGACCTTTTTAATACAAATCTTTATCTAATATTCTACTTCTACTAATTGCAAATTACATTAATAGCATTATAGCATGTGGTGTGAGACTTACAACAAGTTTACCAGATAAATATTGACATCAATGATTATATCACTTCATATTCATTACTAATATTtgctaatattaaaatcaggatattttcaatattgcaACTGATCATTTGTCAAACAATCAACAAATTCAGTAGTTCTATAGGttacatttgtttattatgtataattttttcaagtaCTAATTAATTTCACTACATGTATCACAAAtacaatacgaaataaaatatgttaacatattattattgcatcaatattactattattattattattaaatgattcGTACTGAACATTTAAACATGAAATAGAACAAaccattttaatttctttaagatGATGGtttccaaatttatttcactagTTTGGTGATAAATATTCTAGggattttgaaaataattttatgtaaaacacAAACTAAAtcactttaattaaatacaataaaaaatcttcaaatttgtatatatacgtatttcaCGAAGGAGATTTAACACAATGCAGACTAACAAAATTCCTACAACGATATCGGGAATAATGTGACTTATGAATCTAACCTATTTCCCCTAGATTTTGATTATGTATCTTCAGTTAAGTCCGTGGACAGAGTATAGTAACATAATCGAAATTACCAAACTATTCTTGGTGCTCAACGTTTATacttcgattattttctagtGTAACTTACATTATCCATGACTGTTGATTATGTTCgttgttttaaaataattcaaactgTATACAAATTTACGAATTATGATAacattattataatgtaaaaatcggaatacataaattaaatctAACATTTCGACAAGGAAAGTCTGTAAGATATCTGTGTCACTTGTATGTTCTTGTAGTCAGAAATTAGAAGAACGAGCTTGAAAAAGACGTTAAAAGATCGAGAGTAATATAAGTAAGCTtgtcaaataatttctaaatgtcatttataaataaaaatattgtttccgtattatacgtattataaaaagaaacatgtttcgtaataataatttcataatagtaataaataatttaagtatAAATCGAATTTAATGGATGATTATAGGTATATTGGAATGGAGCACCTAAAGTGGACAACACCAATTAAGAATGGAAAGGAAtgtgaaaatttgtcaacCAAGAGTCCTGTGATTTATAAAACTCCTGTAAAGCAGTACAATACAAGTTTAAAGCACACAACATATCGAAGTAATAAGAATTCCTTTAATGTGCTTCCACATCATATTACACCCCCTTCAggtttaacaaaatttatagcaAGAAATCCATTTGAGACTGATTTAACTAATAGACTGCATTTATCTGTGATTAGTCCAACTGTGTTCAGTaaggtaattttttaaattttttattaaaaccaaAGATTTAGTTCCTTCCTAAAATGATTTAAtagaatcattttttatatcatttcctAATGATTACGTGTAATTGTTAATAACATTCTTAGGTTTCAAGTCCATCTCATCAATCATCAGACTTTGCATGGAGTGTGGATGAGTTGGCATTAATACAGCCAgcaaaaatagaagaatttcCTATGCAACAAATACATTGTATAGACCCAGAGACTGAAATTAAAGCTCAAGCAGCTATTgaccaattttttaataagaatgaaataattccaAGCCCATGGgagataaagaagaaagagattaGAACAATAGCTAATGTAGATACTCATATAAAGGGTTCAAGTGATCTGAATTCAGAATCTtccaaattgaaaaaagatggtatttattataattaatcaagGATTACTTTTCATagtttaattttgattttgattGCTTTAGGATGGAGTCAAACAGTATTAACATTTCCATCTGAATTGCCAGCTCATgttatggaaattttaaaaccTTACCTTACATTCATTCAAGTAAATGCAAAGCTGAAGTCATCATTTAAACTACTTAAATATTAAACCTCTGCCTTTAAACGTCTCTTGTTTCGTTTTAGGAGCAAAATGTTGAGAGTGACGATGCAAATTCGAGTAACAGCTCTTTAAGACGGAAGTTATTCTTTAATCTTGATGATTGTGTagataatgaagaaaattCTTCAATCTCTTCATCGTCGCCAGTAAAAATGGATGGATCTTTGGTATTATCTTCCAGTCCTCCACAAAGTGGAATGTTAATTCATGGTACATCATTGAAAGTAAATAACagcttttttaattatctttatctATCTTATACACATTACACACGTGAGTTTTGAAGCCAAAAATTACCGAATCCTTTCCTTCTAGTGCTCGCCAAATGAAAATTGTCATCACAACGCGTCGCAAATAGACACAGGAAATTTATCGCATCCTAGTATATCTCCCATACACAGTACAGTAAATAACATGTCGTATGAAAGCGGGAAATCTCGATCTCGTTCGGTTGCTCGACTGAACTTCAGTATGGACATGAGTATAGATCAATCTAATACGCAACATAAAGATCTATCAAACAATTATTCTTTAGGTAATTATTTCATCTAcatcaataatatttaatatttaattatcctTTACTAAAATACTactaaaataatgttattgtttataataattacatgttatatcttttagaTGAATCTCTTAGCAAAGTAAATGCAGACAAAAAGGCAGGCgatcttttaaatttacaaagcGAATCTGCGAGTGCTCAAGATGATACccatacagaaataaaagtcCTAGCAAAGAACTCGATTCACGTTGAGCATAATTGCGAAAACAAAACTACAGAATTTGATGTTAAATATAGTAATGCTACCAGCACGTTTAAATCGTACAAGACGAGTACAAACGAAAGTTGTATGATCCAACAGACTAACGCGATGCTAGGTATTTCTGGTCAGCAGAGCGTTTCGAATTCTATACAAGACACTGGTTATCAAACTTGTAGTATGAGCAATACAGCGAACGTTACTGATAGTTATGGCACTACTCCGACTAAGCAAAAGGCTTATTGGGGGGATCGAATTTTAATGAGTGACGATGAACTTCGTCTACCCGAATGGAGGGAgaacatgaaaaatatatttagttcTACTCCATCACGATCAAATAGGGAAAGGAATAcccatatattttaaatattttttatatggcaaaaatataagaatattttttatttttaataatgaaattagaaaaaataaccTGTTCAAATgcttaagaaaaatttaaggcacaattttttatatacaatcaAAGACAATATTATCATTTGTATCTTTCATATTTAGgatcttattttattacgtcAATATGTTTTGTTTCTcagttaaaatttataatgtaaagattttaatatataataattaatataatttttcatttttcattaccTGGTATCATCtacaacatatttttttatgcatGGATGCAAAAATgcatttatgtataataattcatgaaataataacaatatatttcatttcatgtATTATCATTGCAAGTATCAGAATTTGAGTGAAGTGGGTAGAAATTTAGCAcatgttatatacatattatatacatataatgtaatgttataatgtaatcatatcatatcgtataatatatacatgttttatacacatgttacatattttctatattaaaatacacaaCAACCAATAGATAGAGAAGGATAAATATAAAGCAttacatgaaaataattatgacAATTATCAGtttgatgtaaaatatattatcaccgattatgtttataatgattatacataataattgaATGTGCTTGTGTTATTCATggaaatataacataaaacatgacgaattatcaatttttcaattcaattgttttcatcattttttaatcgaaacatTAACAGACAAGCAAACATTTTAGCTGATTTtatgtagaaaattttaaataaattcgaaacTATCCCGTTAATTAACTTTCGTGTTACTTCTttcatgaaaaaaaatattttccaaacttAACATGAACGCGAATCTCAAAGCCTGCATTTCTATAAAAGATAAGAAACTATACATCCTAGAAGTCTTCGTCGATTCTGTTACCTTGTACGCCgagaaattgcagaaaatttCTCCGAATGAATTAGGCGTCGATCTACAATTTATCGACATGCCATTGTTTCGAATCTTTCAAAGTAACTTCCTCTTGACCAAACCGGATAGAccgaaagaaataattcgcGGACAGGGGATGCATACTGTGAACTTCAACGTCGGTAAAGTATACCTGTTCACAAGGAATCCTGGCGAGTTGGTTGAAAAAATGCGATCGAAACCATTGTTACTGGATGTATACAAAATCAGAGAGATCGTTATTTGCCCCGAGGAAGTATTAAAGGATCCATTAGGAAATTCAGTAATTCCAATACCAGGTTGCCTTTGTGACCACGTGATGATGCCAGACAACGACCTATTTCACTTACCAAAAGCATATGAGATAAAAAACACTTTTGGTCTCGTGGACGAGGAATACAAACCAACTGGTTACATAAGTATTTTCTTCAGAATGATATGTTTCGGGACATATACGATCAATCCATTTTCTATTGTtgagaagaaattattatttaagaataCAGGTtcgtttaatgaatttttatgtacaaaAGTACCATATCCGGATGAGAACGAAAGAAGAGCCGCCGAGACGGGCACGAAATTCTGTTTGcctgaaaaaatattcgaggAAAGTGAATTGGATACTCCTCCGAGACCAGTAAATATAGCTGCTTTAGTATTAGTTTGTAAAGAATTATCACAAAGAGACGGATATCCTCTGAATATAATTCATCCGAATTATCCGTTGAAAATACCGGATATATACGTTGAAGAAATTCCGTTTGATGCCGATAGAGCAAGACGGAGAGGGTTCAAAAAACTAGTCGAAGAGCCTGATGTCTTCGTCAATACGAAATTTGCTGCAAAACATAGAGCGTGTATCAATATTGGATGCGCTGGTAATATTTGTTCTGGACAAAAgtagtaattattttatctaataaaaatgagGGGACTAAATTAACTAAATGTAACTAAAATTAGgtacatattttatagaaaaaaatgtaaaaagaaaataaatattgtaaaaggATTGATGAAAAAtcttttagtattattattatatattttgttaattatacaaaaaacTTAAATAATCGAAggatattttaacaatttttagtGCTTTAAGGAATAAAATGCAACAAGATTATCAGATCACATAAGTTACAAATATATGGCCACATAGCCACAGTTAAGAcagaaaaatgtatctttCTCTGTTGATCTTCTCGGCATGCTTTGGAGCCCCTCCATTAGTATGGCGCCAATTCAACTGCCGCGCGTTGGTGGCTTTGCTCCCCACTGTCCTATCCCCACTTTGTGGACTACCACGGTTTCTAGACAGAGTAAGGGGTAAGGAATAAGTGAGTAAGTTACTTTCTGTGCCGAGTGCTGAGTGTCGAGTGCCGAGTGCCCGACCAAATACATTCAGTGTTTGTGAGgtatatgtaatagtataagtGACCACTCCTTCTAATCATGAAATTTTGTCAAACAcatgataaatttaatatttaaaaagaaggtttttgaaattttgtgtAGATGTGTGTCAGTGACGATTGGATTtgattagaaaaaattattcatccaaggtaaattaaaatgaaataccaGTTAACTTAAATGTGTATTTTGGGCGTTGACCGCTAGTTTTAATCATGATACATAACacaacattttctttcttagtTCCGtttttttcatgaaataaaCCGTATCGATTGTTGTAAATTGTCATATATCGTTAATTGTCGTATATTGTAGAAAATGTGGATCTGGATTTTGATATTAACCTTCGCTTACGGGAATAGTCAGTTCTCGCAAGAATCGACTGAATCGACGCGCTCTCCTTGGAATCGATTCGATGATAGAGATCAGACTGGATTTGGATTACGAGGTTCTGGAAATCCAACtgacaatattataataaaagaggcgtaagttttatatataataattaggcaataaaatatatatgattgGAGATAAACGATATGTATGTGATATATCATAAAtgatactttttaatatcaataatgTTCAATATAAtccaaagtataaaaattgaatatataaGAGAAAATCAGAAATGTAACAACAAAATAACAATTCTGAaacactttctttttttttggcaGTACTTACTTTGTGGTCGCATCTCGAATGGTTAGACCAGGTCAGATTTACCGTGTAGATGTAAATGTCTTATATAGCCCAATCCCAATCATAGTACGTTCATCCATTCAAAGAAATGGAGTGGAGATAGCTGCAGATTTTCAAGAAGTAAAGGAAGGCATACCAGAAACTCTAATGATGGGATTGCCATCTACGTCTGTTAATGGAGAATATAGATTGAGAGTAGAAGGAACATATAATAGTCTAACTGGTGGccaagcatttttaaatgagACCAAACTTACATTTTCACAAAGATCAATGactatatttattcaattggACAAACCTGTATATATGCAAGGAGAAACTGTGCGATTTAGAACTATACCCATAGATACTGAACTCAAAGCATTTAATAATCCTATAGATGTGTACATGTTAGATCCATATAGGAGAGTAATGAGGAGATGGTTAAGCAGACAGAGCAATTTAGGAACAGTATCTTTATCATACCAGCTTTCTGATCAACCAGTTTTTGGAGAATGGATTATACAAGTGATAGCACAAAGCCAGGTAGAAGAGAAAACTTTCCTAGTTGAGGAATACTATCAAACACGCTTCGAAGTTAACGTAACAATGCCTGCATTCTTTTTTGATAATGATCAATATATAAATGGTATAGTCCAAGCAAATTATACTAGTGGTGCACCAGTGAGGGGAAACTTAACTCTAAAAGCACGCATTAGATCGTTAGATAGAGCATATACAGAATCTGATTCTGAATCTggagaaagatatttttattttgatgaGTATTATCCTGCGTGGttgaaagtttcaaattatttgaataataaagttcCTGTATTGAGATTTTTTAATGGAACTTATCACTTCCGATATCCAATGTCAGAATTACTAAGTTTTGTACCTACTGCGAGCGGAGTAGAGATTACTGTGACTGCAACGGTCGGCGAAAGATTTTTAGACGAAGTAATTACAGGTTACTCCACAGCCCGAATATATAACTCTACCTCAAAGGTTCGATTTTTGGGCGGATCACCGCAAGTTTTTAAGCCAGCAATGCCATTTACCTTGAATTTAGTGGCGTCGTTTCATGATAATTCAATATTGAGACCAACGCAATTAAAAGGGGCTGTAATGGAAATTCGCGCGGATATCGAAATGAGAACAGGTGGTCATAGAACACTAGAAACTCAATATCTAAAACATTCGGCAGACAATGAAGGTGTTTGGTCTACCAGAATCGATTTAAGAAAACAACTTGGACTTGATCATAATTCGAATCAAGCACAGCAAATTCTCAATGATATTTCTTCTATGAAAGTGTTTGCTTACCTTACCGACGGAGAAGGCTACAAAACGCAAACTGAATTATTGTTATTGGCTCACGAATCGCCGAATCAACAGCACATAAAAATCTCAACGTCCACAGAAAAACCTAAAGTTGGAGAATACATGATATTCCATGTTCAAActaatttctatatcgatACTTTCAACTATCTCATTATGGCAAAAGGTACAATACTTTTGACTGGACAAGACAATATGCAACATAACATAAAAACGATCGCCGTTCCTTTAAGTGCAGAAATGGCTCCCGTTGCAACTGCAGTCGTATATCACGTTGGGCAATATGGCAATGTAGTAGCAGACTCTTTAACCTTCTCTGTAAATGGCATTTCACGTAATAATTTCACTGTATTCATcaacaataaaaaatctaGAACGGGTGAGAATGTCGAAGTAGCCATTTACGGAGAACCAGGAGCGTACGTCGCTCTTTCAGGTATAGATAGATCTTTCTTCACGATGCAAGCAGGAAATGAATTAACTTACGCCAATGTTATATCAAAAATGGCACATTTCGACGAAGAGACGAATGGAACTCATGCCCACACTTGGTTGTACCATGAAGGTGATCCGGATGAAGTTGTTTACTTCCCATCTTCAACTTTTGGCATAGACGTCAATAGAACGTTCGAATACGTTGGATTAGTAGCCTTCACAGACGCCATTATTTACCGAAGACCTGATAACTGTAACATAACTCAAGGATATGGAGAATGCCTCTCTGGAAGATGTTATAGACTAGACAAAAAATGCGATGGAGTATATGATTGCGATGATG
This Bombus pascuorum chromosome 1, iyBomPasc1.1, whole genome shotgun sequence DNA region includes the following protein-coding sequences:
- the LOC132913212 gene encoding protein aurora borealis; its protein translation is MEHLKWTTPIKNGKECENLSTKSPVIYKTPVKQYNTSLKHTTYRSNKNSFNVLPHHITPPSGLTKFIARNPFETDLTNRLHLSVISPTVFSKVSSPSHQSSDFAWSVDELALIQPAKIEEFPMQQIHCIDPETEIKAQAAIDQFFNKNEIIPSPWEIKKKEIRTIANVDTHIKGSSDLNSESSKLKKDGWSQTVLTFPSELPAHVMEILKPYLTFIQEQNVESDDANSSNSSLRRKLFFNLDDCVDNEENSSISSSSPVKMDGSLVLSSSPPQSGMLIHGTSLKCSPNENCHHNASQIDTGNLSHPSISPIHSTVNNMSYESGKSRSRSVARLNFSMDMSIDQSNTQHKDLSNNYSLDESLSKVNADKKAGDLLNLQSESASAQDDTHTEIKVLAKNSIHVEHNCENKTTEFDVKYSNATSTFKSYKTSTNESCMIQQTNAMLGISGQQSVSNSIQDTGYQTCSMSNTANVTDSYGTTPTKQKAYWGDRILMSDDELRLPEWRENMKNIFSSTPSRSNRERNTHIF